TGCCGTCATGAGAATGTGAGTGCTCTCCATCATTGTGGAAATGATAATGGCTGTGTTCCACATTTTCAGTATCGATTTTCTTAATTGAATCATCAAATTTCCTGTCATACAGTAACGCTGCATTCAATACTACAAGACATGATCCTGCATTGTGAACAATAGCTCCAGTAACCGGATTCAATAATCCTAAAACGGAACATACAATAGCCACTGCATTGATTGTCATGGAAAGGATAATGTTTGCCTTGATTGTAAACAAGGTTGAATTTGAAAGCTTTTTAAGATATGGAATCTTACCGATGTCATCACCTAAAAGTGCAATATCTGCTGCTTCAATAGCAACATCACTTCCTACAGAGCCCATTGCTACACTTACATCAGCAGTCTTGAGTGCAGGTGCATCATTTACACCATCACCAATCATACAGACTTTCTTGCCTTCACTTTTGAGCTTTTCAATCCAATCAAGCTTTTCTTGAGGAAGCAAGTTTCCATATACCTTTCCAATTCCAACTTGAGAAGCAAAATAATTAGCAGTTTCTGTATTATCTCCTGTAAGCAATATTGTTTCAGTTCCCAATTCATGCAAGTTCTCAATCATGTTTTTGGAATCTTCACGTATTACATCAGACAATCCAATCAAACCGACTACACCATCATTCAAAGCAACGATAATTGAAGCCTTACCTTCATGTTTTAACTGGTTTAGTTCACTATCAACATTAAAATCAATATTATTTCCTGATAAAAATTTGGAGTTTCCTGCATATACTTGACCATAAGAGTTCTTACAACTTACCCCTTTTCCAGGGAACATCTTAAAGTCTTGTGGTTCTTCAATATCAATTTCAACTTCTTTTGCTTTGTCTACAACAGCTTTAGCCAATGGATGCTCACTTAATTCCTCACAAGAGGCAACTATGTTCAAAACATCCATTTCATCTAAATCATCTTTCAAGGAAATAATATCCGAAACTGCTAAATTACCGTAAGTTAAAGTACCTGTTTTATCGAACACTAATGTATTCAATCCACCGAGAGTTTCTAAAGCTTCACCAGATTTAATGAGCACTCCATATTTTGTTGCCTGACCAATAGCTGCCATAATTGCAGTTGGTGTAGCAAGTATCAATGCACATGGACAGAATACTACGAGGACTGTTACTCCCCTTTCAATGTTTCCTGTAATGAGCCATGCTGCAATTGCAATTATCAATGCAACAGGAACAAGCCATGTTGCCCATTTGTCTGCAATCCTTTGAGTTGGAGCTTGCTTTTCATCAGCTGCCTTTACAAGGTCAATCAACTTTTGAAGTGAAGAGTTTTCACCTAAACTGGTTGCCTTAATGTCAATTGCACCATACAAATTCATGGTACCGCAGAACACCTCATCCCCCACATCCTTATCAATCGGCAATGATTCACCAGTCATGATGGATTGATCAAGAGAAGAGGTACCGTTTATAATTTCACCGTCAACAGGTACGCTTTCACCAGGAAGAATTCTCAAAGTATCTCCGATTTTAATCTCATCAACGGAAATCATTTCTTCCTTGCCATCCACAATTCTTCTACCTGTTTGTGGAGTTAAATTAATAAGATTTCTTAAACCTTTTTTAGCTCTTTCAACTGTCCAGTCTTCTAAAAGAGCACCTAAAGCCATAATCCATGCAACTTCACCTGCTGCAAATATCTCACCAATCAAGAGTGATGCCACCATAGCGATTGCAATAAGAAGTGCAGATGAAATCCACTTTTCACGGATTAATCTGGTTAAAGCCAATAATAACATTGGAATACCACTTATTATTACCGCACCCCACGCAGGGTTTAGGTAAATTGGAGTGTCAATTCCAAGTATCATGAAAATAACAGCGATTACAAGAAATATAGCTGAAATAATGGTCATTTTCAAACCAAATAAGAAATCAGTTATTTCATCAATCAATATAGACACCTTCTTTTATAATAATTTAATAAAATTTTTTTGTAATATTAAAAAGTATTACTTTTTTAAGTTTTTTGCATAGTTAGTATCACTAATGTTAATATATACACCATATCATATAAATTTTATTACTTTTTTGTAGTTTTTAGGGCAAAAAGTATTACTTTTAGAAAAATTTTAAAAAAAATATGAAAAAAGTATTACTTTTTTGGTGATTTTTCTATAAAAAGTATTACTTTTAAATAAATTTTAAAAAAAATTAATTAACAAAAGAAAGTAATATAATATGGAAATTTAATAAAAATAGAAAAAAGAGGACTATAAAAATAAAAAAATTAAAGAAATAAAAAAATTAATAATAAAAAAAAGGGATAGAATTTAATTAATGTTTAATTAACTAATCTTTCTAATTAATACAGAAGTGTTGTTTGTTTTTCCTTTAGGAAGCAACATAACTTCCTGATGGAATCCTCTTGTATCCTTTTCAGTTACTGGAGAGTAAAGAATAGCTCTCATACCAGTATATGTTCTGTAAAGAACCGGAGTCTTCTCATCAACAACATCCCAAACATTTGCA
This Methanobrevibacter ruminantium DNA region includes the following protein-coding sequences:
- a CDS encoding heavy metal translocating P-type ATPase, which gives rise to MIDEITDFLFGLKMTIISAIFLVIAVIFMILGIDTPIYLNPAWGAVIISGIPMLLLALTRLIREKWISSALLIAIAMVASLLIGEIFAAGEVAWIMALGALLEDWTVERAKKGLRNLINLTPQTGRRIVDGKEEMISVDEIKIGDTLRILPGESVPVDGEIINGTSSLDQSIMTGESLPIDKDVGDEVFCGTMNLYGAIDIKATSLGENSSLQKLIDLVKAADEKQAPTQRIADKWATWLVPVALIIAIAAWLITGNIERGVTVLVVFCPCALILATPTAIMAAIGQATKYGVLIKSGEALETLGGLNTLVFDKTGTLTYGNLAVSDIISLKDDLDEMDVLNIVASCEELSEHPLAKAVVDKAKEVEIDIEEPQDFKMFPGKGVSCKNSYGQVYAGNSKFLSGNNIDFNVDSELNQLKHEGKASIIVALNDGVVGLIGLSDVIREDSKNMIENLHELGTETILLTGDNTETANYFASQVGIGKVYGNLLPQEKLDWIEKLKSEGKKVCMIGDGVNDAPALKTADVSVAMGSVGSDVAIEAADIALLGDDIGKIPYLKKLSNSTLFTIKANIILSMTINAVAIVCSVLGLLNPVTGAIVHNAGSCLVVLNAALLYDRKFDDSIKKIDTENVEHSHYHFHNDGEHSHSHDGIKIIDEIETESGIKHMHAHKHALSRQSCGTYHN